From a single Panulirus ornatus isolate Po-2019 chromosome 69, ASM3632096v1, whole genome shotgun sequence genomic region:
- the LOC139747656 gene encoding uncharacterized protein → MTSTPSFTAVILRLLIIQGVSLAIRITRLEVPASLAVGEGGWLVCEWADEGDHVYSLKWYFGIYEFYRWTPLETPSVRIFPVPYFDVDPQQSHRGRVLIHNLTEAAGGNYRCEVSGEAPVFKTSSDSALLIVVDLPDAEPRIIKDGVGPYKLQQLITVNCTSHGARPAPNLTFYINNESVSPCGEH, encoded by the exons GAGTGTCGTTGGCCATCAGGATCACCAGGTTGGAGGTACCTGCGTCCCTGGCAGTAGGCGAGGgcgggtggctggtgtgtgagtgggCGGACGAAGGGGACCACGTCTACTCGCTCAAATGGTACTTCGGCATATACGAGTTCTACCGCTGGACGCCCCTCGAGACACCCTCGGTCAGGATTTTCCCGGTACCTTACTTCGATGTGGACCCCCAGCAGTCGCACCGCGGACGCGTCCTTATACACAACTTGACGGAGGCGGCCGGGGGCAACTACCGATGCGAGGTGTCTGGGGAAGCCCCTGTGTTCAAAACATCCTCAGACAGTGCCCTCTTGATTGTCGTAG ATTTGCCAGACGCTGAACCCAGGATTATCAAAGATGGAGTTGGACCTTACAAGCTTCAGCAGCTGATCACCGTCAACTGTACGTCCCACGGCGCCAGGCCTGCCCCAAACCTCACCTTCTACATCAACAACGAGTCTGTGAGTCCCTGTGGCGAACACTGA